The nucleotide sequence GCCAATCGTTTTTTGTTTCCTACGCCGGTTTTTTTTTGTTTGTGTGTTTGGTGTGTTTGTATATGTTGTTTGGGGTTGGTATGTGTTTTGGGTTGGGTGTATTTAGTTTTCTGTTTGGGGTTGTTTATTGTTTGAATTGTATTTGACGCCGTTTAATTTTTATATACGTGGAAGTTGCTACTTCTCTTCAGGTGCTGCTTTGAATTCACCTTGTATGAGAGTTGAGTATGTTGAAGGAAGATAAACGGAAATTAATGCTTGACAAAGCCATAAAGTCACATAACTACGAAGCAAGCGCTCTTCTGGAAATTCTCCACAAAGCCCAAGAACTCTACGGGTTCCTCAACAAAACCCTCCTAACCTACATAGCCAAAACCTTATCACTTCCGCCCAGCCACGTTTTTGGCGTAGCCACATTCTATAGCTACTTCAAAATGCGCGCGCCTGGCCAGCATGTAGTTACTGCCTGCTTAGGAACCGCCTGCTACGTCAAGGGCGTTGACGCTATCGTGTCAGCCGTAGAACAAGAGTTCAACCTTAAACGCGGAGGCTCCACTGCAGACGGCAAACTTTCTTTGTCTTTAACACGATGCATCGGCGCATGCGCTATGGCCCCCACCATAATCGTGGACGACGAAGTTATCGGTAAAGCCACCAAAGAGGTTGTGCTTGCAAAAGTTCGTCTTGCCCTTGGAGGTGTAAAAGCTTGAAACTAGATGACCTGCAAAAAGTAGCCGAGCACGAAGTCGACTTCCAACACGCCTACAAGTACCGCATCAACGTCTGCTGCTCAAGCGGATGTGTGCCCTTTGGTGCACTCAAAGTTCTCCACGCCTTCGAAGACGCCGTCAAAGAATTCGGCGTAGAAAAAGAATGCAAAGTCGCGCAAACAGGCTGCGTTGGCACCTGCTCAGTTGGTCCCGCCGTAGTCATTGAACCTGGTGACCACCTCTACCAAAGCGTAACCCCCGAAAAAGTCCGCGAAATCGTACGCGACCACATCGTCCTAGGCTTACCAGTCAAAGAAATGCTCTACCGCAACGAAGAATTCTTCAAAAAACAAAAACGCCTTGTTCTTCGCAACGCAGGCAAAATTGACCCCTCTCGCATTGAAGACTACATAGCCATGGGCGGCTACTCAGCCATAGTCAAATGCCTCGCCACCATGACTCCCCAAGGCGTAATCTACGAAGTAAAAAGCAGCGGACTACGCGGACGCGGCGGCGCAGGCTTCCCCACAGGACAAAAATGGAGCCTCGTAGCGCGTTCACAAAGCAAACCCAAATACATCGTTGCCAACTTAGACGAAGGCGACCCAGGCGTTTTCGCTAACCGTACCTTAGCCGAAGCTGACCCTCACGCCATCATCGAAGGTTTGCTCATTGCGGCGTACGCTATAGGTGCTGAGAAAGGCTACATTTACATCCGTGCCGAGTACCCGCTTGCGATTCAGACCCTGCAAAAAGCCATAACCCAAGCGCGGTCTATGTCTTTGTTGGGTGATAACGTTTTGGAAACAGGCTTCAAATTTGATGTTGAGATGCGTTTTGGTGCTGGAGCATTCGTTGCAGGCGAAGAAACCGCCATACTTGCTTCTGTTGAAGGACGACGAGCAATGCCTCGACCCCGACCCCCCTACCCAGCAAACTCGGGACTCTGGGGACAACCAACCCTCATACAAAACGTCGAAACCCTCGCAAACATACCCCTAATCATACAAAACGGCGGTGCATGGTTCTCTAGAATTGGCACCCCCACATGCGCTGGAACCAAATGCTTCTCGCTCACGGGAAACATCAACAACCCCGGACTCATCGAAGTCCCCATGGGCATCACGCTGCGCGAAATCGTCTTTGACATCGGCGGCGGCATACCTGATGACCGCAAATTCAAAGCTGTTCTTGTCGGGGGTCCTTCGGGCGGCTGTTTGCCTGATACGCTGCTGGATTTGCCCATCGACTACGGCTCCCTCACTAAGGCGGGCGCGATTATGGGTTCAGGCGGCATCGTGGTTTTGGATGACCAGTCCTGCATGGTTGACACTGCCAAGTTCTTCACGGACTTTTGTGTAGACGAATCCTGCGGGAAATGTGTTCCCTGCCGCGCGGGGCTGCCTAAGGTGCATGAAATCTTTATGGGCATCATGACTGGGAAAGGCAAGATGGAGGATATAACAACGCTTGACAAGTTTGGCAACTTCATCAAGGACGCTAGCCTGTGCGGTTTGGGTCAGACAGCGCCTAATCCTGTTTTGACTACGCTGCGCTATTTCCGAGAAGAATATTTAGAGCACATAAACGAGCATAAGTGCCGCGCGGGCAAATGCTTCCAAAACAGCGCTAAACCAGAGGAGGCTTCCCAATGAGCATCGGAACAGTACAACTAAAAATCGACGGTACCGACGTAACCGTTCCCGAAGGCATAACCATCCTAAAAGCCGCCAAAGACAACGGCATAACCATCCCCACCCTTTGCGACCTCGAAGGGCTAAAGGGTTATGGAGGCTGCCGCTTGTGTATGGTGGAAATTCACGGCTCCCCCAAACTCTTCGCCGCATGTGTTACCCCCGTTGGAGCAGGCATGGAAGTTGTAACACAATCTGACAAACTCAAAGAATACCGCAAAATGGCAGTTCAGATGATTCTTTCCGAACGCACCCACATCTGCTCAGTATGCGTTGCAAACAACAACTGCGAACTACAAAAAATAGCCAACGAACTAGGCGTAGACCACGTTGGGCTTGAACGCAACTGGACCAACCACCCAATCGACTCCACCCACAACTTTTTGGTCATGGACCCCAACCGCTGCATCCTATGTACCCGATGCATCCGCGTGTGCGATGAAATCGAAGGCGTACACACCCTTGACCTCAAGAACCGAGGCAAAAACGCCGTAATCATCAAAGACCTAGACCAAGACTGGGGAGAATCGCCCTCGTGTACGTCTTGTCGCAAATGCGCTAAGGTTTGTCCTGTGGGCGCGATTTACGTGGAAAGTGAACCTCTCTCAAGTACTAAGGATAAGGAAATAGCTGAATTTGTTTTGTCACGGAGGAATCGTTAGATGGTTGATGTACAAAAAACTCGAGTAGCAACTGTTTGGCTTAGCGGCTGTTCTGGCTGTCACATGTCTTTTCTTGACCAAGACGAAGCCCTTGTAGACTTAGCCAAAAGCATCAAACTAGTCTACAGCCCCATAATGGACGTCAAAGTCTTCCCAGACAACGTCGACGTTACCTTAGTGGAGGGCGCAGTTGCAAACGAAGAACAACTAGAAATGCTCAAGCAAGTACGCGAAAAAACAAAAATCCTCATATCCCTAGGCGACTGCGCCGTAACAGGCAACGTACCCGGCTTAAGGAACTCTCTTGACGACAGCGCCGACACCGTTTTGAAGCGCGCCTACATAGAAACCGCCGACGCACAACCACAAATCCCAAACGACGTCCCAACCCTGCTGCCCAAAGCCCTGCCCCTGCATGAAGTCGTCACCGTTGACTACTACATCCCCGGCTGCCCGCCCCCCGCCGCAACCATAAACTACGTAGTCATAGAGTTGCTGTCGGGTCGAACACCTATCATGGAGGGTAAATCCAAGTACGGGTAAACGGAGGTTATGAAAAATGAAAGAAATTGTGATAAACCCTATAACCAGAATTGAAGGACATGCCAAAGTAACCATCACTCTAAACGATGACGCCTCAGTTAAAGACGCTAAATTCCACGTCATAGACTTTAGGGGCTTTGAAAAATTCAGTGAAGGACGCCCCTACTACGAGATGCCCAGCATAACCGCGCGTG is from Candidatus Bathyarchaeota archaeon and encodes:
- a CDS encoding NAD(P)H-dependent oxidoreductase subunit E is translated as MLKEDKRKLMLDKAIKSHNYEASALLEILHKAQELYGFLNKTLLTYIAKTLSLPPSHVFGVATFYSYFKMRAPGQHVVTACLGTACYVKGVDAIVSAVEQEFNLKRGGSTADGKLSLSLTRCIGACAMAPTIIVDDEVIGKATKEVVLAKVRLALGGVKA
- a CDS encoding SLBB domain-containing protein, with the protein product MKLDDLQKVAEHEVDFQHAYKYRINVCCSSGCVPFGALKVLHAFEDAVKEFGVEKECKVAQTGCVGTCSVGPAVVIEPGDHLYQSVTPEKVREIVRDHIVLGLPVKEMLYRNEEFFKKQKRLVLRNAGKIDPSRIEDYIAMGGYSAIVKCLATMTPQGVIYEVKSSGLRGRGGAGFPTGQKWSLVARSQSKPKYIVANLDEGDPGVFANRTLAEADPHAIIEGLLIAAYAIGAEKGYIYIRAEYPLAIQTLQKAITQARSMSLLGDNVLETGFKFDVEMRFGAGAFVAGEETAILASVEGRRAMPRPRPPYPANSGLWGQPTLIQNVETLANIPLIIQNGGAWFSRIGTPTCAGTKCFSLTGNINNPGLIEVPMGITLREIVFDIGGGIPDDRKFKAVLVGGPSGGCLPDTLLDLPIDYGSLTKAGAIMGSGGIVVLDDQSCMVDTAKFFTDFCVDESCGKCVPCRAGLPKVHEIFMGIMTGKGKMEDITTLDKFGNFIKDASLCGLGQTAPNPVLTTLRYFREEYLEHINEHKCRAGKCFQNSAKPEEASQ
- a CDS encoding oxidoreductase produces the protein MVDVQKTRVATVWLSGCSGCHMSFLDQDEALVDLAKSIKLVYSPIMDVKVFPDNVDVTLVEGAVANEEQLEMLKQVREKTKILISLGDCAVTGNVPGLRNSLDDSADTVLKRAYIETADAQPQIPNDVPTLLPKALPLHEVVTVDYYIPGCPPPAATINYVVIELLSGRTPIMEGKSKYG
- a CDS encoding 2Fe-2S iron-sulfur cluster-binding protein, whose product is MSIGTVQLKIDGTDVTVPEGITILKAAKDNGITIPTLCDLEGLKGYGGCRLCMVEIHGSPKLFAACVTPVGAGMEVVTQSDKLKEYRKMAVQMILSERTHICSVCVANNNCELQKIANELGVDHVGLERNWTNHPIDSTHNFLVMDPNRCILCTRCIRVCDEIEGVHTLDLKNRGKNAVIIKDLDQDWGESPSCTSCRKCAKVCPVGAIYVESEPLSSTKDKEIAEFVLSRRNR